One Streptomyces hundungensis DNA segment encodes these proteins:
- a CDS encoding TetR/AcrR family transcriptional regulator, which produces MHIQDSHWQTAVASSDGHGRVGTAPGAGGSRSAPLRVDAQRNLEHVLRAAREVFGELGYGAPMEDVARRARVGVGTVYRRFPSKDVLVRRIAEEETSRLTDQARTALGQENEPWSALSRFLRTSVASGAGRLLPPQVLRVGVDAEETEGVRPEAPRDETSRPDGVRDGFDEARVPQQRQVGSAEQGAAWGRVIAQRTAPEQELDDPGAAELLDVVGQLVDRARAAGELRVDVTVADVLLVIATAAPSLPDANQQAAASSRLLDILLEGLRSRPS; this is translated from the coding sequence ATGCACATTCAGGACTCTCATTGGCAGACCGCCGTCGCGTCGTCCGACGGCCATGGCCGCGTGGGTACGGCTCCGGGCGCGGGCGGATCGCGTTCCGCGCCGCTGCGGGTGGACGCCCAGCGCAACCTCGAACATGTGCTGCGCGCGGCGCGCGAGGTGTTCGGCGAACTCGGTTACGGGGCGCCGATGGAGGACGTGGCGCGCCGGGCGCGGGTCGGGGTGGGCACCGTCTACCGCCGCTTCCCCAGCAAGGACGTGCTGGTGCGCCGGATAGCCGAGGAGGAGACCTCGCGCCTGACCGACCAGGCGCGCACGGCGCTCGGCCAGGAGAACGAGCCCTGGTCCGCGCTCTCCCGCTTCCTGCGCACGTCGGTGGCGTCGGGCGCGGGCCGGCTGCTTCCGCCGCAGGTGCTGCGGGTCGGCGTGGACGCCGAGGAGACCGAGGGCGTACGTCCCGAGGCGCCCCGGGACGAGACATCGCGGCCCGACGGCGTCCGGGACGGGTTCGACGAGGCGCGGGTGCCGCAGCAGCGCCAGGTCGGCTCCGCCGAGCAGGGTGCGGCCTGGGGCCGGGTCATCGCGCAGCGGACCGCGCCGGAGCAGGAGCTGGACGACCCGGGAGCGGCCGAGCTGCTCGACGTGGTGGGGCAGTTGGTGGACCGGGCGCGTGCGGCGGGCGAGCTGCGCGTTGATGTGACCGTCGCCGATGTGCTCCTGGTGATAGCCACGGCGGCGCCGTCGCTGCCCGACGCCAACCAGCAGGCCGCGGCCTCGTCGCGACTGCTCGACATCCTCCTCGAAGGACTGCGTTCGCGCCCGTCCTGA
- a CDS encoding FAD-dependent oxidoreductase, whose protein sequence is MTEPVRILVVGGGYVGMYTALRLQRKLKTELRAGTAEITVVAPDPYMTYQPFLPEAAAGNISPRHVVVPLRRVLDKCRIVIGEADRIDHAHRTATVTTLASPEDGTGAIRLTYDELVIAPGSISRTLPVPGLADYAIGFKTVEEAIGLRNHVIEQMDIASSTRDPAVRDAALTFVVVGGGYAGVEALAELEDMARYTARYYHNIRPEDLKWILVEASDRILPEVGEEMGRYAIRELRSRNIDVRLETRLDSCENRIAVLSDGARFPTRTVVWTAGVKPAPLLAATDLPLNERGRIECTAQLRVAGTDHAWAGGDAAAVPDLTSREKGKECAPNAQHAVRQAKVLAENVAAAVRGGEPVEYRHSYAGSVASLGLHKGVAHVYGRKLKGYPAWFMHRAYHLSRVPTFNRKARVLAEWTLAGLFKREIVSLGSLEHPRAEFEIAAGGGPPGKGPAPQDT, encoded by the coding sequence GTGACAGAACCTGTACGCATTCTCGTGGTCGGCGGCGGATACGTCGGGATGTACACGGCGCTGCGCCTGCAACGCAAGCTCAAGACCGAGCTGCGCGCCGGGACGGCCGAGATCACCGTGGTGGCGCCGGACCCGTATATGACGTACCAGCCGTTCCTGCCCGAAGCGGCGGCCGGGAACATCTCGCCGCGCCACGTCGTGGTGCCGCTGCGCCGCGTCCTGGACAAGTGCCGGATCGTCATCGGCGAGGCCGACCGCATCGACCACGCGCACCGCACCGCCACCGTCACCACGCTCGCCTCGCCCGAGGACGGCACCGGCGCCATCCGCCTGACGTACGACGAACTCGTCATCGCACCCGGGTCCATCTCGCGCACCCTGCCGGTGCCCGGCCTCGCCGACTACGCGATCGGCTTCAAGACGGTCGAGGAGGCCATCGGCCTGCGCAACCACGTCATCGAGCAGATGGACATCGCCTCCTCGACGCGCGACCCCGCGGTCCGCGACGCCGCCCTCACCTTCGTCGTCGTCGGCGGTGGCTACGCGGGCGTCGAGGCGCTCGCCGAGCTGGAGGACATGGCGCGCTACACCGCCCGCTACTACCACAACATCCGGCCCGAGGACCTGAAGTGGATCCTCGTCGAGGCAAGTGACCGCATCCTGCCCGAGGTCGGCGAGGAGATGGGCCGGTACGCCATCCGCGAGCTGCGCTCCCGCAACATCGACGTCCGCCTGGAGACCCGGCTCGACAGCTGCGAGAACCGGATCGCCGTCCTCAGCGACGGCGCCCGCTTCCCCACCCGTACCGTCGTGTGGACGGCCGGCGTCAAGCCCGCGCCGCTCCTCGCCGCCACCGATCTGCCCCTGAACGAGCGCGGCCGCATCGAGTGCACGGCCCAGCTCCGCGTCGCCGGCACCGACCATGCGTGGGCGGGCGGCGACGCGGCCGCCGTCCCCGACCTGACCTCGCGGGAGAAGGGCAAGGAGTGCGCGCCCAACGCGCAGCACGCCGTGCGCCAGGCCAAGGTCCTCGCCGAGAACGTCGCCGCCGCCGTACGGGGCGGAGAGCCGGTGGAGTACCGGCACAGTTACGCCGGCTCGGTCGCCTCCCTCGGACTGCACAAGGGCGTCGCCCACGTCTACGGTCGCAAACTCAAGGGCTACCCGGCCTGGTTCATGCACCGCGCCTACCATCTGAGCCGCGTCCCGACCTTCAACCGCAAGGCCCGGGTGCTCGCCGAATGGACCCTGGCCGGACTGTTCAAACGCGAGATCGTCTCGCTCGGCTCGCTGGAACATCCGCGCGCCGAGTTCGAGATCGCCGCGGGCGGCGGCCCGCCCGGCAAGGGCCCCGCCCCCCAGGACACCTGA
- a CDS encoding sigma-70 family RNA polymerase sigma factor yields the protein MGVEERDESLSGGGGPESGGPDGGRPPRQVPSQGGFGPGAPSGPAPVPGQAAKGSGYEHAGDFGLAGGAGLGGTVLPGPWGPMDGIGDPGSSVPTQREGGLRDGVTLDLPEVGQSDADLIHAMRAGDDSAYEELFRRHSEAVRRYARTCCRDAHTADDLTAEVFARTLQAVRGGAGPEHAVRAYLMTTVRRVAATWTRTAKREHLVDDFAVFAQQSARSTEAFDDDTIDLGAEVRAMHEAEQTLAMQAFRSLPERWQAVLWHTTVEEESPSEIAPLFGLTANATAVLASRAREGLKQAYLQAHVSTALTSGGDCARYADRLGAYARGGLRMRAERGLSKHLEECAKCRVAVIELKDVNAGIPALLPVAVIGWFAAGFSLKAAGVVAGGAAGAAGAGAAAAATGSGASSGAAGGAAVSEGLGAPAKAGIAAAVAVAVAAGIVFALTGNDAPAPKPDAKPPAVVPAVPHKPPPAPEPPAAPAAAPTPPPRPAPKKPAARPLPPTPTRPAPTPPRPTPPKPTPPKPTPAKPPPPPAPSVFQVNRLEYGLLGDGTKPEVRLGGSSWLWQRSGMSIDGHRYPHGVTVHGRSSVTIDLNRQCRTYDAYAGVDDLMAGLGAVRFSLYGDATRLWQSPVVHAGDPAVPVHADIAGRRTIRLVVEPAGPFGGAALADWAQSRIGCA from the coding sequence ATGGGCGTTGAAGAGCGGGACGAGTCGCTCTCAGGCGGCGGTGGACCGGAATCGGGCGGCCCTGACGGGGGGCGTCCACCGCGGCAGGTGCCGAGTCAGGGCGGCTTCGGCCCGGGCGCTCCGAGCGGCCCCGCGCCGGTCCCGGGGCAGGCCGCCAAGGGTTCCGGTTACGAGCATGCGGGTGATTTCGGCCTGGCGGGCGGCGCCGGCCTCGGCGGGACCGTACTGCCCGGGCCCTGGGGCCCCATGGACGGCATCGGCGACCCCGGCTCGAGCGTGCCCACGCAGCGCGAGGGCGGCCTGCGCGACGGCGTGACGCTCGACCTCCCCGAGGTGGGCCAGTCCGACGCCGACCTCATCCACGCGATGCGGGCCGGCGACGACAGCGCGTACGAGGAACTGTTCCGCCGCCACTCCGAGGCGGTGCGGCGTTACGCCCGCACCTGCTGCCGGGACGCGCACACCGCCGACGACCTGACGGCGGAGGTCTTCGCGCGCACCCTCCAGGCGGTACGCGGCGGAGCCGGGCCCGAACACGCCGTGCGCGCCTATCTGATGACCACCGTGCGCCGGGTCGCGGCCACCTGGACGCGGACCGCCAAGCGGGAGCACCTGGTCGACGACTTCGCGGTCTTCGCCCAGCAGTCCGCGCGCTCCACGGAGGCCTTCGACGACGACACCATCGACCTCGGCGCCGAGGTGCGGGCCATGCACGAGGCCGAGCAGACGCTCGCCATGCAGGCCTTCCGCTCGCTCCCCGAGCGCTGGCAGGCGGTGCTTTGGCACACCACCGTCGAGGAGGAGTCGCCCAGCGAGATCGCGCCGCTGTTCGGGCTGACCGCCAACGCCACGGCGGTGCTCGCGAGCCGGGCCCGCGAGGGCCTCAAGCAGGCCTACCTCCAGGCCCATGTCTCCACCGCGCTGACCTCCGGCGGGGACTGCGCGCGCTACGCCGACCGGCTCGGCGCGTACGCACGCGGTGGCTTGCGGATGCGGGCCGAGCGCGGGCTCAGCAAGCACTTGGAGGAGTGCGCCAAGTGCCGGGTCGCGGTCATCGAGCTCAAGGACGTCAACGCCGGGATTCCCGCGCTGCTTCCGGTCGCGGTCATCGGCTGGTTCGCCGCCGGGTTCTCTCTCAAGGCGGCCGGAGTCGTGGCGGGTGGCGCCGCCGGAGCGGCGGGCGCGGGTGCCGCGGCCGCCGCGACGGGCAGCGGCGCGTCAAGCGGGGCGGCGGGGGGTGCCGCGGTCTCCGAAGGGCTCGGCGCCCCGGCCAAGGCGGGCATCGCCGCGGCGGTCGCCGTCGCCGTCGCGGCGGGGATCGTGTTCGCGCTGACCGGCAACGACGCGCCGGCGCCCAAGCCCGACGCGAAGCCGCCCGCGGTCGTGCCCGCCGTCCCCCACAAGCCCCCGCCGGCGCCCGAGCCTCCCGCCGCTCCCGCGGCCGCGCCCACCCCGCCGCCCCGGCCCGCCCCCAAGAAGCCGGCCGCGCGGCCCCTTCCGCCGACGCCCACGCGTCCCGCACCCACCCCGCCCCGGCCGACGCCCCCGAAGCCGACCCCGCCGAAGCCCACGCCTGCGAAGCCGCCACCGCCGCCCGCGCCGAGCGTGTTCCAGGTGAACCGCCTGGAATACGGCCTCCTCGGCGACGGCACCAAGCCCGAAGTGCGGCTCGGCGGCTCCAGTTGGCTGTGGCAGCGCTCCGGCATGAGCATCGACGGCCACCGCTATCCGCACGGGGTGACCGTGCACGGCCGGTCCTCGGTGACCATCGACCTCAACCGCCAGTGCCGTACCTACGACGCGTACGCGGGGGTGGACGATCTGATGGCGGGGCTCGGGGCGGTGCGGTTCTCGCTGTACGGGGACGCGACCAGGCTGTGGCAGTCGCCGGTGGTGCACGCCGGTGATCCGGCGGTGCCGGTGCACGCCGACATCGCGGGCCGCAGGACGATCCGGCTGGTGGTGGAACCGGCCGGCCCGTTCGGCGGGGCGGCGCTCGCGGACTGGGCGCAGTCGCGGATCGGCTGCGCTTAG
- a CDS encoding AfsR/SARP family transcriptional regulator, translating into MRYLILGATEAHEPDGTSIPLGGRRVRALLTALALRVPRAVPVATLIDDVWADDPPQDAPAALQALVGRLRRALGKDAVESGPAGYRLTAPRHAVDLFVFEERAAQGAAQLAAGEPERAATTLRAALALWRGPALCDLPEPDGAVRAEAQRLSARRNRIEADLRRGATHGLLPELTELLASYPYDETLHSQMIRTLVAEGRRADALAAYEQARRTLADALGTDPGPELAALHAELLAGGPAVERPAPAPSPRPEGNLRPRLTSFVGREPELASIQGDLATYRLVTLTGPGGTGKTRLAEQAASAARVDAWLVELAPLDDPGAVPGAVVSALGLRETTLLAREGQPGHDDPTARLADDLSRRPDTLLVLDNCEHVIDAAARLAETLLTRCPRLRILATSREPLGVPGETVRPVEPLPPAPAHRLFAERARAVRPDFDPGADPEAVAEICRRLDGLPLAIELAAARLRLLTPRQIADRLDDRFRLLTGGSRTVLPRQQTLRAVVDWSWDLLEEPERTVLRRASVFAGGWDLAAAQAVCAATDDLAALVEKSLVIAVPAPDGSGMRYRMLETIHEYATERAAETPQVLREAADAHTAYYRALVAEAEPLIRSAEQLPWIRCLETELDNIRAALRRTTTGRTADEEAATELVLNMGWFWWLRNYRTEGAGWGRAAAELAPLPDDECDPRYWPRLHLDLLRYFLLSDVERGHGLEDNGVQDRLAELRKAFEGGGPQAARFPGLLWPFATFHTDPPGLVRDSINGVVANCRRYGDDWATAVSLMFRTHMSIDMPGGLEGVDEDLAELRELGRRVGDRWMRAQVAGAAAEAAMTRGLSEVARPAYEEALQLAREVGAHQETPFLTARVGELAYRQGDLDAAEKSLTEAAADALRYRVAEALPYVHSLLATIALDRGDTVTALALRDQALDFAEKGPPGAPPHFVALLDALDARTTAIESGPLAGLRGMANALRTAAGGRCTEHVLAHLAERAAQFLGDLGEHGRALRLLAAASTWRADIPRSVPERAIEESIRLRAREALTPERYEAEYAAGSPLTPTEIPPILDEVTEA; encoded by the coding sequence TGTTCGTGTTCGAGGAGCGCGCCGCACAGGGCGCGGCCCAACTCGCCGCGGGCGAGCCCGAACGCGCCGCCACCACCCTGCGCGCCGCCCTCGCGCTGTGGCGCGGACCCGCCCTCTGCGACCTCCCGGAACCCGACGGCGCCGTACGCGCCGAAGCCCAGCGCCTGAGCGCCCGGCGCAACCGCATCGAGGCGGATCTGCGGCGCGGCGCCACCCACGGGCTGCTTCCCGAGCTGACGGAGCTGCTCGCCTCGTACCCGTACGACGAGACGCTGCACTCCCAGATGATCCGCACCCTGGTCGCCGAGGGCCGCAGGGCCGACGCGCTGGCCGCCTACGAGCAGGCCCGCCGCACCCTGGCCGACGCCCTCGGCACCGACCCCGGCCCCGAACTGGCCGCCCTGCACGCCGAGTTGCTGGCGGGCGGCCCCGCCGTCGAGCGGCCCGCCCCGGCCCCTTCCCCTCGCCCCGAGGGCAACCTGCGGCCCCGGCTGACCTCGTTCGTCGGCCGTGAGCCCGAACTCGCCTCGATCCAGGGCGACTTGGCGACGTACCGGCTGGTCACCCTCACCGGGCCCGGCGGCACCGGCAAGACCCGCCTCGCGGAACAGGCCGCATCGGCGGCACGCGTCGACGCCTGGCTCGTCGAACTCGCCCCGCTGGACGACCCCGGTGCCGTGCCCGGCGCCGTGGTCTCCGCGCTCGGCCTGCGCGAGACGACCCTGCTGGCGCGCGAGGGGCAGCCCGGCCACGACGACCCCACCGCCCGCCTCGCCGACGATCTCTCCCGCCGCCCCGACACGCTGCTCGTCCTCGACAACTGCGAGCACGTCATCGACGCCGCGGCCCGCCTCGCCGAGACCCTCCTGACCCGCTGCCCGCGCCTGCGCATCCTCGCCACCAGCCGGGAGCCGCTCGGTGTGCCCGGCGAGACGGTCCGCCCGGTCGAACCGCTGCCGCCCGCCCCGGCCCACCGCCTGTTCGCCGAGCGCGCCCGCGCCGTACGCCCCGACTTCGACCCCGGTGCCGACCCCGAGGCGGTGGCGGAGATCTGCCGTCGCCTGGACGGGCTGCCGCTCGCCATCGAACTCGCCGCCGCCCGGCTGCGGTTGCTCACCCCCCGCCAGATCGCCGACCGGCTCGACGACCGCTTCCGCCTGCTGACCGGCGGCAGCCGTACCGTACTGCCCCGGCAGCAGACCCTGCGGGCCGTCGTCGACTGGTCCTGGGACCTGCTCGAAGAGCCCGAGCGCACCGTGCTGCGCCGCGCCTCCGTCTTCGCCGGCGGCTGGGACCTCGCCGCCGCCCAGGCGGTGTGCGCGGCCACCGACGACCTCGCCGCCCTCGTCGAGAAGTCCCTGGTCATCGCGGTCCCCGCGCCCGACGGCAGCGGAATGCGCTACCGGATGCTGGAGACCATCCACGAGTACGCCACCGAGCGGGCCGCCGAGACCCCGCAGGTGCTGCGCGAGGCGGCCGACGCCCACACCGCGTACTACCGCGCACTGGTCGCCGAGGCGGAACCCCTCATCCGCTCCGCCGAACAACTCCCCTGGATCCGTTGCCTGGAGACGGAGCTCGACAACATCCGGGCCGCGCTGCGCCGCACCACGACCGGACGCACCGCCGACGAGGAGGCCGCCACCGAACTCGTCCTGAACATGGGCTGGTTCTGGTGGCTGCGCAACTACCGTACGGAAGGCGCCGGTTGGGGCCGGGCTGCCGCCGAGCTCGCGCCGCTCCCCGACGACGAGTGCGACCCGCGGTACTGGCCGCGGCTCCACCTCGACCTGCTCCGCTACTTCCTGCTCTCCGACGTCGAACGCGGCCACGGGCTCGAAGACAACGGGGTCCAGGACCGGCTCGCCGAACTCCGCAAGGCCTTCGAGGGCGGCGGCCCGCAGGCGGCCCGTTTCCCGGGGCTGCTGTGGCCGTTCGCGACCTTCCACACCGACCCGCCGGGCCTGGTGCGCGACTCGATCAACGGGGTCGTCGCCAACTGCCGTCGCTACGGCGACGACTGGGCGACCGCGGTGAGCCTGATGTTCCGCACCCACATGTCCATCGACATGCCCGGGGGCCTGGAGGGCGTCGACGAGGACCTCGCCGAGCTGCGCGAGCTGGGCCGCCGCGTGGGCGACCGCTGGATGCGCGCCCAGGTGGCCGGCGCCGCCGCCGAAGCCGCGATGACGCGCGGCCTGTCCGAAGTGGCCCGCCCCGCCTACGAGGAGGCGCTGCAACTGGCCCGCGAGGTCGGAGCCCACCAGGAGACGCCGTTCCTCACCGCCCGCGTCGGCGAACTCGCCTACCGGCAGGGCGACTTGGACGCCGCCGAGAAGTCACTGACCGAGGCCGCGGCGGACGCGCTCCGCTACCGGGTGGCCGAGGCCCTGCCGTACGTGCACTCGCTGCTCGCCACCATCGCCCTCGACCGGGGTGACACCGTCACCGCTCTCGCCCTGCGCGACCAGGCCCTGGACTTCGCCGAGAAGGGGCCGCCGGGCGCGCCCCCGCACTTCGTGGCGCTGCTCGACGCCCTGGACGCCCGGACCACCGCCATCGAGTCGGGCCCCCTGGCGGGGCTGCGGGGCATGGCGAACGCGCTGCGCACGGCGGCCGGCGGCCGGTGCACCGAGCACGTCCTGGCCCATCTCGCCGAGCGCGCCGCCCAGTTCCTCGGCGACCTCGGCGAGCACGGCCGCGCGCTGCGCCTCCTGGCGGCCGCGAGCACCTGGCGCGCCGACATCCCGCGCTCCGTACCGGAGCGGGCGATCGAGGAGTCCATCCGGCTCCGGGCCCGCGAGGCGCTCACCCCCGAACGGTACGAGGCCGAGTACGCCGCCGGATCACCGCTGACCCCGACCGAGATCCCGCCGATCCTGGACGAGGTCACGGAAGCCTGA